The Deltaproteobacteria bacterium genome segment ATCCGGCATGGAGTGGTCCCTGCGAGGAGCCAACGCCATCATCGCCCTGCGCTGCAACAACCTCTCCGGACGCTTCGAGGATTACCGGGAATCGCGGGCCTCATGAAAACCCGGTTTCATGACGCAGGCCCCCATCGGCCGGTTATCACGAAAACGGGGACCGGCTTTCGCCGATCCCCGCTGCAATTTCCGACAGATGACTGCGGGGAGTTACTTCTTTTCGGGCTCGCCGGGAGCCGGGGCGGCCGCGCCGGTTGCCGCGGCGCCCGCGCCGGCGGCGGCGCCGTCGCCCTGCGGCTTAACCTGCAACTTCATCGGTCCGCCTTCGCCGGGTTCGCCCTCGTCACCCTCGCCCGGGAATCCGGGCATGTCGGGTGCGGGCTCGTCCGTCGCGCCTTCGTCGTCTTTCAGCAGGTCATCCTTGATCTCGACCGGGTACTTCTTGCGAAGTTCCTCGGTGAACTTGTCCATGGAGTCCTTCTGGAAGTTCTGCGCGAGCTTGCGCTGGATCTGGCTCTCGACCTTGTCGAATTCCTTGGGCTGCGCGGTTTCCTTCTTCACGAACTGGAGGATGTTCCAGCCGCGACGATCCTTGAACGGCCTGGAGACTTCGTTCTCCTTCGCCATCGCGAACGCCACGTCGTCGAATTCCTTGCTCTTGAGGCCCTTGCGGATCGGGGGCAGCTCGCCGCCTTTTTTCGCGGAGCCTTTGTCATCCGAGTACTTCTCGGCGGCCGCGGCGAAGGTGAGCTTGTTGCCGGTGATTTCGCCGTGGACCTGCAGCGCCTTCGTCTCGACTTCTTTTTCCTTGTCGGGCGAGTCGCCGCGCTTGGTGCGAAGCAGGATGTGGCGCACGGTCACCTGGTCGGGAGTCTGGAACTCCTCGGGGTGCTCGTTGTAGTACTTCTTCGCGTCCTCGGCGCTGACCTCTTTCTTGGCTTCCATGAGGTCCTTTTTCACCTTGCCGGCGAGGATCGACTTCTGGATCTGCGAAAGCTGCTCCAGATACTCGGGATCCTTGTCCATGCCCTTGGCGATGGCTTCCTGATAGTAGAGTTCTTCCTGCACGAGGCGATCGAGGAACTCCAGCTTGCCCTTCTTGGTGGCGACGCGCCGCTTATAGAACGGAGGAATCTTTTCGATCTTCGAATTGAAATCCTCGAACGTGATGGTCTCGTTGCCGACCTTGGCGAGCTGGGTGCCCGACTTCTTGGACGGCGCGGGGGCTCCGCCGGGACCCGCGGGCTGCTGGCAGGCGAGCATCGACAGGGCGATCACCGCCGAGCCGGCCAGCGTGGCGATACGTTTCAACATGGGTACGCTCCTCCTGAAAAGATGGATCCGACGATCGACACGAATGGTTGACCTATCGTGATGACTCAGCGTTGTTCGCGCGGTGTTTCCTCGCGGACAGGGCGTTCTCACGGGCACGACGTAATTCACGTACGTGAAAACCTGCGGTTGATAACACAAGACTCCAGAGCGTGCAAGGCTCGATCGAGCTCTCCCCACAGCGTTTCCGGTTCGGTTTTCCCAATCTTTTCCATCAGTTTCCCATCGGGCAACAAACGGTATCGATCCGGCGCGGCTCCCACCAGCCGAACCAGATCGCTTGCGGACATCGGGGTTTGCTCATGAAACGCGAAGATCAGGTGATCCTTGGCGTACTCGACACTTCGGAGCCCGAGCCGGTTCCCGCGAATTTTCACCCGCATCACGGAAAACAGGTTCTCGGCGGCTTGCGGAAGGGGTCCGAAACGGTCGAGCATTTCGCCCCGCAGATTCGTCAGGGCGTCCTCATCCGGCGCATCGGCGATCGCCTTGTAGGTCGACAGCCGAAGCGGCGCTTCGGGAACGTATTCCTCGGGCAGAATCGCGGGAACGGGCAGGTTCACTTCGGTCTCAATTCGCGGTGCGACCACCTCTCCGCGCAGTCGGCGAACTTCGTCGTCGACCAGTTCGCGGTACAGCTCATATCCGATCGCCGCGATGTGCCCGGACTGCTCCGATCCCAGCAGATTTCCCGCTCCGCGAATCTCCAGGTCCTTGGCCGCGATCTTGTACCCGCTGCCCAATTCCGTGAACGTCTTGATCGCGGCGAGGCGCTTGCGCGCGTCCTCGGTGACCTCGTCGGTGTCGGGGACGATGAGATAACAATAGGCGCGGACCTTGCTGCGTCCCACACGTCCGCGAAGCTGATAGAGCTGCGCGAGGCCGAGCAGATCGGCGCGGTTGATGAGCATCGTATTGGCACGGGGAAAATCGAGCCCCGAACCCACGATCGTCGTCGCGACGAGGATGTCGTAGCGTCCCTCGGCGAAGTCGATCAGGAGCTCCTCGATCTCGTCGCCGGGCATCTGGCCATGGCCGATGCGCACGCGCGCGCCCGGCGCGAGCCGCGAAATCCGCGCGGCGACGCCGTCGATCGACTGGATGCGGTTGTGAATGACGAAGACCTGGCCGCCGCGCTCGAGCTCACGCCGAAGCGACTCGCGGATCGTGTCGTCATCCCAGCGCGTCACGAAGGTGCGGACCGCCAGCCGATCCTCGGGCGGCGTGTCGATGATCGAAAAGTCGCGGATGCCCATCAGGCTCATGTGCAGCGTGCGCGGAATCGGCGTCGCCGTAAGCGTCAGCACGTCCACGAGCTGCTTCATCGACTTGATCTTTTCTTTTTGCGACACACCGAAAAGCTGCTCCTCATCGACCACGAGCAGGCCCAGGTCTTTGTATTTGATCCGCGACGAGAGCAGGTTGTGCGTGCCGATCACGACGTCGACCGTGCCGGCCGCGAGCCCCTCGCGGACTTTTTTCCGTTCGGCGTCGGAGATGAACCGCGAGAGCGCCTGCACGTTGACGCCGAACGCGGCCATGCGCGACGCAAAGGTGCGCGCGTGCTGAAACGCCAGCGTTGTCGTCGGCACCAGCACGGCGACCTGCTTTCCGTCCAGCACGGCCAGAAACGCCGCGCGCAGCGCCACCTCGGTCTTGCCGAAGCCCACGTCGCCGCAGATGAGTCGGTCCATCGGCTTCGTGCTGCGCAGATCGGCGACCACGTCGGTGATGGCCTGCAACTGGTCGGGGGTTTCCTCGAAGGGGAACGTTTCCTCGAACTCGGTGAAGGTCTCGCCGCCGTCGCCGAACGCGTAGCCCTGTTGCTGGGCGCGCATCGCGTAGAGCGAAAGCAGCTGGCGCGCCATGGCCTGAATCGACGCGCGGGCCTTGTCCTTGGTCTTTTCCCAACTCGTTCCGCCGAGTCGGTCCAAGATCGCCGCGCCGCCGGAGCCCACGTAACGCTGCACCTGCGCCAGGCGATCCACCGGCAGGTAGAGTTTGTCGCCGCCGGCGTATTCGAGCGCGAGGAATTCGCCGTCGTAACCACGCACCGCGAGCTTCGAGAGGCCCTGATACACGGCGATGCCGTGCTGGACGTGCACGATGGCGTCGCCCGGTGCGATGTCGCCGAAGTCGGCGATGGCTTCGCCCTTTCGACTCGCCACGCGGTCGCCGTGCCGTCGTTTCCCGAAGATTTCTTCCTCGGTGACGATGGCGATGCCGGCCTCGTCCATCACCACGCCGCCCGACAGTTCGGCCTCGAGAATCGGGATCGTCGGTCCCGGCGGGCTCGACACGACGTGGCCGAGATCGAGCGCCGGCTCGTCCGCTTTTGTTCGCGTCCGGAATTCGTACGACCCGAGCAGACGGCGCAGGCGATCGACGCCCGAGGGCTGTCGCGCGACGAGCGCGATGCGGCGTTCTTCACGCACCCACTTGCGCAGCCGCGCGACAAGCGGTTCGAGCATGTGCTCGTCCTGCGCGCGGGCGAGGATCTCCTCACGCAGCGTCGTCAGGGTCTGCGATTCCAGGTGGACGCGCTCGCCTCGACCGCGTCGCGAAGGGGCGACGTCGCCAAGCGTCAGCGAACGAAACGCGTCGAGCCGCTCGAAAAACGCCGCGGGCGCCTGAAAGAGGGCTTCGGCCTCGACGCACAGCTTGCCCGCCTCGCGCGCCTGCGCACGGCGTTTGTGGATGAGGTCGTTTTCCACCTCGGCCATGGCGTCGAGCAGGTCGGGCTGCACGTCGACGACAAGCGTGTCGCCGGGCAGGTAGTCGGCCACAGTGTCCAGGTGCTCGAAAAAGAGAGGGAGCAAAAACTCCATGCCCGGCGCGTGAATGCGCGACTGCACCTCTTCCACGAGCCGTTCGCGCGTGCGGCGCTCGATGTCCTGATCGTCGGCCACGGCCTTGACCCGCGCGGCGAACGCGGCGCGCGCCGGCGCATCGATCAACAACTCGCGGCAGGCGAAGATGCGCGTCCGGTCGATGTGCTTGCGGGTCGTCTGACGCGCGGGCGAGAAGACGCGGATCGAGTGAATCTCGTCGCCGTCGAACTCGATGCGCACCGGTTCATGTTCGAGAGGGCTCCAGAAGTCGACGACGCCGCCGCGCATCGCGTATTCGCCGACGTCCTCGACCAGCGTCACGCGGTGGTAGCCGGATTCCTCGAGCGCGAGTACGCACAGGTCGCGATCGGCATCTTCGCCGACGGCGAGCGCGAGCGACGACGCGAGAACTTTTTCGCGTGGCACCACCCGTTTGAGCAGCGCGCCGACCGGCGCGACGACGACGGCCCGCGAACGCGGCTCGAGCAGCGCCGAGAGCGCCGCCATGCGCGACGCCACGATGGCCGCGTGGGGCGAGACCGACTCGTAGGGGGCGATATCCCATGGGGGATACGGGAGCAGCCGCTCGCGCGATCCGTCGTCCGGCAGAAATGCGCGCGTCTCGGCGATGAGCCTCTTGGCGGCCTCGCCGTCGGCGCAGACGACCAGTCCCGGCCCTTCGTACGCCGCGAGCGCCTCGGCCAGCACGAGCGGCAGGGCCGCGCCGCGAAGGCCCGATACGGCGAGATCCGCAGGGGAATCGCCGATCACCCGCCGGATGCGGGCGAGGTATTCGATGTTGTGCCGGACGAGCGCCGGCCGCGGCGACTCGTCGTCCGATTCCGAAGAGTTCATTTCACTGGAAGTGCCGCATCACGAAATGCACCGGCGGTTGGAGCGCCGGAAACGCGTGATAGAACCACTGAAACACCAAAACGGCGGCGACGATGCTCGCGATGCCGCCGATGACGGAAGGGACCTTGGAACTCTCGTCGAACCGAAACACCTTCTGGAGGATCGGGTCGAGGATGAACCGCACGCCGATGTTGATCGCGATGAAAATCAGCACTCCGATCACGCACAGGAACACGAAGGTCAGGTACATCCACAGATTGGGGAAAAAATCGTATTTGAAAAACGCCGCGATCTTGGCGACGAATCCGACGGCCTGATCCTGCAATTCGGGTCCGCCCGGCGTTCCCGTGGGCGCGGGGGCGGGCGGCGCGGGCAACCCCGGAGCCGCGTGCGGCGTCGGCATCGGAGCGGGAGCGGGAACCGGTGTGGGAACGGGGGTCGGAACCGGAGTCGCGGCGGCGTCCGGGCCGGGCGCGGGCGTTCCCGCCATGTGTTCCTGGGCGATCACCATCAGGCGCAGCAGCGTGGCGTTCATGGCGCGGCTCTCCGGTTCGTGGAAAACGGCGGGATCTTAGCGTCCGACCCGCGCGTTGACAACGTGCGAGCGCATCGCGGCCTGCGAACGGATGCGACGCATCGCCGAATCGCGTCGGGGTGACCGGCGCCGGCTTTTCAAGGTTCACCTTGTGCGTTATGGGTAGGCAATGGAGCATTGGAACCCTTGAGACGTATCTATCTGGACAACAACGCGACGACGCCCGTGGACGAGCGCGTGCTCGCGGCCATGATGCCGTACTTCTCGGATTTCTTCGGCAACCCGTCGAGCATCCACCAGACCGGTCAGCGCGCGCGACGCGGAATGGATGACGCGCGCGAGTCGCTGGCGTCGGCGCTCGGCGTCGAACCGAAGTCCATCGTCTTCACGTCGGGCGGTTCCGAGTCGAACAACGCGGTCGTGTTCGGCGTGGCCGATCTTCACGCGGGCCGACCGCGCCACATCGTCACCACGGCGATCGAGCACGACTCGGTGCGCAAGACGTGCGCGCGGCTCGAGGCGGAGGGCGTGGCGGTTACGTATCTCGCGCCGAACGCGCTCGGCATCGTCGAAGCCGACGCGGTTGCGGACGCGATCCGTCCCGAGACGATCCTCGTCTCCGTCATGGCCGCGAACAACGAAGTCGGCACCCTCCAGCCGATCGAGCAGATCGCGCGGATCGCCCGCGAGCGCGGCGTGCTGTTCCACACCGACGCGGTTCAGCGCGCGGGCAAGATGCCGGTCCGGCCCGGCGAATGGGACGCCGATTTCGTCACGCTGTGCGCGCACAAGCTCCACGGACCCAAGGGCATCGGCCTGCTCTATATCCGCCCCGGCGTCGAACTGCCGCCGTTCGTCATCGGCGGCAAACACGAACGCCTGCGCCGCGCGGGCACCGAAAACGTGCCCGGCATCGTGGGCTTCGCCGAATCGTGGCGGTGCTGCGACGAATACCTCGCCGTATCGCCCGGGCGCATGGCCGAACTTCGCGATCGGCTTGCCGAGCGCATCGTGGAGTCGACGCTTGACGTGCGCGTGACAACCCGGCTCGATCTGTGCACGCCGAACACGCTGCACGTGTGCGTGCGAGGACTCGACAGCGAATCGCTTCTCATGAACCTCGACATGCTCGGGGTATCGGCGTCGTCCGGCAGCGCGTGCGCGTCGGGCAGCCACGAGATCAGCCACGTGCTCGCGGCCATGGGCGTTCCCGAAGAATGGGCGCTCGGCGCGGTGCGTTTTTCGCTCTCGCGAAACACCACCGAAGAGGAGGTCGACGAGGCCGCCGTCATTTTTTCGGACGTGGTGCGTTCGTTGCGCGCATCCCGCGACAATGGGGACGAGCGCGCCGCGAATTCGGTCTGATTCCGCGACGAGGGCGACCCGCCGTCACGCCTGAAACGGCTCCATCATCGACTTGTGCAGCAGGCGTCGCCATTCGTAATCGGTGCGCCGCTGGATCAGATCGATCTCCTGCTCGGTGAGATGGCGGAAGCGCCCCTGGCGCGAGAGGTAGTCTTTCACGGGGCGCACGCGCGGCTCGACCGTCACGCGGTAGTCCTCGCCGTTGTACACCTCGTAAAGCGGAAAGACGTTGGTTTCGGTGGCGAGGCGCGCGACCTCGATGCTCTCGTCGGACGACGTGCGCCATCCCGGCGGGCACGGCGAGAGGATGTGCAGGAACTTCGTGCCGCGATACGACATCGCCTTCGCCACCTTCTCCATCAGGTCGCGCGGATACGCGACGCTGGCCGTGGCGACGTACGGCGATTTGTGGGCGGCGAGGATCTGCACCATGTTCTTCTTGGGCGTCGTCTTCGACGAGAGCGCGGGGGTCGTGGTCGTCCATGCGCCCTCGGGCGTCGCCGACGAGCGCTGGATGCCCGTGTTCATGTAGGCTTCATTGTCGTAGCAGACGTAGATGATGTCCTCGTTGCGCTCCGCCGCGCCCGACAGGCTTTGCAGGCCGATGTCGAAGGTGCCGCCGTCGCCCGCCCACGCCAGAACCGTCGTATTGTGTTTGCACTGCATGTCGAGCGCCGCGCGCACGCCGCTGGCCGCCGCTCCCGCCGTCTCGAAGGCGCTGTG includes the following:
- a CDS encoding pyruvate synthase subunit beta is translated as MTAAEFTYPDRELMTSGHLACQGCGAPIAMRHVLKVLGEDTVVVIVASCWTIICGPFPYSTLRVPVLHSAFETAGAAASGVRAALDMQCKHNTTVLAWAGDGGTFDIGLQSLSGAAERNEDIIYVCYDNEAYMNTGIQRSSATPEGAWTTTTPALSSKTTPKKNMVQILAAHKSPYVATASVAYPRDLMEKVAKAMSYRGTKFLHILSPCPPGWRTSSDESIEVARLATETNVFPLYEVYNGEDYRVTVEPRVRPVKDYLSRQGRFRHLTEQEIDLIQRRTDYEWRRLLHKSMMEPFQA
- a CDS encoding cysteine desulfurase; protein product: MRRIYLDNNATTPVDERVLAAMMPYFSDFFGNPSSIHQTGQRARRGMDDARESLASALGVEPKSIVFTSGGSESNNAVVFGVADLHAGRPRHIVTTAIEHDSVRKTCARLEAEGVAVTYLAPNALGIVEADAVADAIRPETILVSVMAANNEVGTLQPIEQIARIARERGVLFHTDAVQRAGKMPVRPGEWDADFVTLCAHKLHGPKGIGLLYIRPGVELPPFVIGGKHERLRRAGTENVPGIVGFAESWRCCDEYLAVSPGRMAELRDRLAERIVESTLDVRVTTRLDLCTPNTLHVCVRGLDSESLLMNLDMLGVSASSGSACASGSHEISHVLAAMGVPEEWALGAVRFSLSRNTTEEEVDEAAVIFSDVVRSLRASRDNGDERAANSV
- the mfd gene encoding transcription-repair coupling factor; protein product: MNSSESDDESPRPALVRHNIEYLARIRRVIGDSPADLAVSGLRGAALPLVLAEALAAYEGPGLVVCADGEAAKRLIAETRAFLPDDGSRERLLPYPPWDIAPYESVSPHAAIVASRMAALSALLEPRSRAVVVAPVGALLKRVVPREKVLASSLALAVGEDADRDLCVLALEESGYHRVTLVEDVGEYAMRGGVVDFWSPLEHEPVRIEFDGDEIHSIRVFSPARQTTRKHIDRTRIFACRELLIDAPARAAFAARVKAVADDQDIERRTRERLVEEVQSRIHAPGMEFLLPLFFEHLDTVADYLPGDTLVVDVQPDLLDAMAEVENDLIHKRRAQAREAGKLCVEAEALFQAPAAFFERLDAFRSLTLGDVAPSRRGRGERVHLESQTLTTLREEILARAQDEHMLEPLVARLRKWVREERRIALVARQPSGVDRLRRLLGSYEFRTRTKADEPALDLGHVVSSPPGPTIPILEAELSGGVVMDEAGIAIVTEEEIFGKRRHGDRVASRKGEAIADFGDIAPGDAIVHVQHGIAVYQGLSKLAVRGYDGEFLALEYAGGDKLYLPVDRLAQVQRYVGSGGAAILDRLGGTSWEKTKDKARASIQAMARQLLSLYAMRAQQQGYAFGDGGETFTEFEETFPFEETPDQLQAITDVVADLRSTKPMDRLICGDVGFGKTEVALRAAFLAVLDGKQVAVLVPTTTLAFQHARTFASRMAAFGVNVQALSRFISDAERKKVREGLAAGTVDVVIGTHNLLSSRIKYKDLGLLVVDEEQLFGVSQKEKIKSMKQLVDVLTLTATPIPRTLHMSLMGIRDFSIIDTPPEDRLAVRTFVTRWDDDTIRESLRRELERGGQVFVIHNRIQSIDGVAARISRLAPGARVRIGHGQMPGDEIEELLIDFAEGRYDILVATTIVGSGLDFPRANTMLINRADLLGLAQLYQLRGRVGRSKVRAYCYLIVPDTDEVTEDARKRLAAIKTFTELGSGYKIAAKDLEIRGAGNLLGSEQSGHIAAIGYELYRELVDDEVRRLRGEVVAPRIETEVNLPVPAILPEEYVPEAPLRLSTYKAIADAPDEDALTNLRGEMLDRFGPLPQAAENLFSVMRVKIRGNRLGLRSVEYAKDHLIFAFHEQTPMSASDLVRLVGAAPDRYRLLPDGKLMEKIGKTEPETLWGELDRALHALESCVINRRFSRT
- a CDS encoding peptidylprolyl isomerase translates to MLKRIATLAGSAVIALSMLACQQPAGPGGAPAPSKKSGTQLAKVGNETITFEDFNSKIEKIPPFYKRRVATKKGKLEFLDRLVQEELYYQEAIAKGMDKDPEYLEQLSQIQKSILAGKVKKDLMEAKKEVSAEDAKKYYNEHPEEFQTPDQVTVRHILLRTKRGDSPDKEKEVETKALQVHGEITGNKLTFAAAAEKYSDDKGSAKKGGELPPIRKGLKSKEFDDVAFAMAKENEVSRPFKDRRGWNILQFVKKETAQPKEFDKVESQIQRKLAQNFQKDSMDKFTEELRKKYPVEIKDDLLKDDEGATDEPAPDMPGFPGEGDEGEPGEGGPMKLQVKPQGDGAAAGAGAAATGAAAPAPGEPEKK